One Huiozyma naganishii CBS 8797 chromosome 5, complete genome DNA segment encodes these proteins:
- the YME2 gene encoding Yme2p (similar to Saccharomyces cerevisiae YME2 (YMR302C); ancestral locus Anc_5.19) — MFLNRLSGLRTGPLRFRSLGSPRLSLCRANRFVSSEIQAKDEQVGESNTATNTGVILKSERETLVYFDNVYPRELSVWNPLLWYNSLFVDQSREAIRSRLVRLASPRSAPIPGLELQSSIPVKRDGGVFATFLVPRQYTLAEVNSMISQNTANESSKSPFSFFTTIAAFPVKGSPWIEDLRRIPNKTIIVKFQGPSLTEEEMYLLFRRYGTIIDIYPPKDTENFAKVRYRSYRGAICAKNCVSGMEINNTVVHIQYEKVKKTPFVTSFFVNHTRIAVPVFFALLSIVAVLIFDPIREFSIEQKITHRYSFSTENYWVKKLKNFTNSTVTQFKSYWTGHGAEHPMIHLWGERVERVEDLKMWLEENSNTFVVIRGPRGSGKRELVMEHTLRERDNVLYFDCDRIVKSRTDSKFLKSVANELGYFPIFPWINSFTTIIDLMVQGLTGQKTGLSESKEAQFRNMLTTSLLAVRRIALKGYKQNVTENNEVVNIKEEDYLQQHPEAKPVIVIDRFAGKSDMNAFVYKELADWAAMLVQMNIAHVIFLTETIASDEILSESYPNQVFKTLILSDATKLSAKKYVLSQLEDHHEIQDKSKDEKTVPDLNPSVIEEIDEALDPLGGRMLDLQAFVRRVKSGEDPLKALEKMVEQASAQITQIFLSDKVDGVQSAQAWELIEMLSKTPVISFKDIVFKPLFKAAPELGVIQLENNGLVSVSRNRGVLEEIRPAKPLFRAAFSYLVQDDELHVVLKTRYLLRVVAFETGRIKKWEEELKPLGKIADQKLFKSRLDYLSGKIKASSQVIDRCESDIKDLSTKK, encoded by the coding sequence ATGTTTCTGAATAGGTTAAGTGGCTTGAGAACAGGACCTTTGCGCTTTCGAAGCTTGGGTTCCCCAAGACTGAGTTTATGCCGAGCAAATCGGTTTGTTTCAAGCGAGATCCAGGCGAAGGATGAACAGGTTGGGGAATCCAACACGGCTACAAATACAGGTGTCATCCTGAAGTCTGAGAGGGAAACTTTGGTGTATTTTGACAATGTGTACCCACGGGAACTGTCAGTTTGGAATCCGTTGCTGTGGTACAACTCTTTATTTGTAGATCAATCGCGGGAGGCCATACGATCCAGACTGGTCCGTTTGGCAAGTCCTCGAAGTGCACCCATCCCTGGACTTGAATTACAATCTTCCATTCCCGTCAAAAGAGACGGTGGGGTTTTCGCTACTTTTTTGGTTCCCCGTCAGTACACTTTGGCAGAAGTTAATTCAATGATTTCGCAAAACACGGCAAATGAATCGTCAAAGAGtcctttttccttcttcactACAATAGCTGCCTTCCCTGTTAAGGGTTCTCCTTGGATAGAAGATCTGAGGAGAATTCCTAACAAGACTATTATTGTCAAATTCCAAGGCCCATCGTTGACCGAGGAAGAAATGTACCTACTGTTTAGAAGGTACGGCACTATAATCGATATATACCCACCGAAAGacactgaaaattttgCCAAAGTAAGATACAGATCGTACCGGGGTGCAATCTGTGCCAAAAACTGTGTGTCCGGGATGGAAATAAACAACACCGTTGTGCACATCCAATACGAAAAAGTAAAAAAGACTCCCTTTGTGACTAGCTTTTTTGTCAACCACACAAGAATCGCAGTACctgtattttttgctttgCTCTCCATCGTCGCTGTTCTTATTTTTGATCCGATTAGAGAGTTTTccattgaacagaaaattACTCACAGGTATTCCTTTTCCACAGAAAACTACTGggtgaagaaattgaagaacttcACGAACTCTACTGTAACCCAATTCAAAAGTTACTGGACCGGTCACGGAGCCGAGCACCCAATGATTCATTTGTGGGGCGAACGTGTAGAAAGGGTTGAAGATTTGAAAATGTGGTTGGAAGAAAATTCAAACACTTTTGTGGTGATTAGAGGGCCAAGAGGCTCTGGAAAACGTGAATTGGTGATGGAACATACCTTGAGAGAACGTGATAATGTCTTGTATTTTGACTGTGATCGTATTGTTAAATCGAGAACAgattcaaaatttttgaaaagcGTTGCCAATGAATTGGGCTATTTCCCAATTTTCCCTTGGATTAATTCTTTCACTACTATTATTGACTTGATGGTACAAGGTTTAACTGGTCAGAAAACCGGTCTTTCTGAGTCGAAGGAAGCCCAGTTTAGAAATATGCTAACCACCTCTTTACTAGCTGTAAGACGGATTGCCTTGAAGGGTTACAAGCAGAACGTTACTGAAAATAATGAAGTGGTAAATATCAAGGAAGAGGATTATTTGCAGCAGCATCCAGAGGCTAAGCCAGTAATTGTCATTGATAGGTTCGCTGGAAAATCAGACATGAATGCATTTGTCTACAAAGAGCTGGCGGACTGGGCGGCTATGTTGGTCCAAATGAATATTGCTCATGTTATATTCCTGACAGAAACTATTGCGTCAGATGAGATCTTATCTGAGTCTTACCCAAATCAAGTGTTCAAGACGCTAATCCTTTCAGACGCCACGAAACTCAGCGCCAAGAAGTACGTTTTATCCCAATTAGAGGACCATCATGAGATCCAGGACAAATCGAAAGATGAGAAAACCGTCCCTGATTTGAATCCCTCAGTAATAGAGGAGATTGATGAGGCACTGGATCCACTAGGAGGTAGAATGCTCGATCTACAGGCCTTTGTTCGCAGAGTCAAATCGGGGGAGGATCCATTAAAGGCACTGGAAAAAATGGTCGAGCAGGCTTCTGCGCAAATCACTCAAATATTCTTAAGCGACAAAGTTGATGGGGTCCAAAGTGCACAGGCATGGGAATTGATTGAAATGTTGAGCAAAACCCCCGTGATCTCGTTTAAGGATATCGTGTTTAAACCATTGTTCAAAGCTGCCCCTGAACTTGGTGTAATCCAACTGGAAAATAACGGCCTCGTTAGTGTTTCCAGGAACAGGGGTgttttggaagaaatcAGGCCTGCCAAACCTCTATTCAGGGCTGCATTCAGCTACCTGGTTCAAGACGATGAGCTGCATGTGGTTCTAAAGACACGTTACTTGCTTAGAGTAGTGGCTTTTGAAACCGGCCGCATCAAGAAATGGGAAGAGGAATTGAAACCGCTGGGTAAAATCGCTGATCAAAAGCTGTTCAAGTCAAGATTGGATTACCTATCTGGTAAAATCAAGGCCAGTAGCCAGGTAATCGACAGATGTGAGAGTGATATCAAGGATCTCTCTACGAAAAAGTAA
- the KNAG0E01310 gene encoding uncharacterized protein, with product MLSAVLRGIGYLANLFLIIVPTLFLRVLLYMRFSLAVYHMFWLIRSGWKYVKLASNELRHHIRTWEKDSNTKELVLRSYRAFIIEGIRSRVPPYWNKFSKHLADQYLIIAGLEQGGSWAAVGYATKREQLYGEMQAFSNRSLYPKASSVSIWPGRFVGLPKVAPKELSVTGKGATHLFTELDATSYSKGTSHLISVD from the coding sequence ATGCTTTCAGCGGTTCTCAGAGGAATAGGTTACTTGGCAAATTTATTCTTGATAATAGTTCCCACACTTTTCCTTCGGGTACTTCTGTACATGCGGTTTTCATTGGCGGTATATCATATGTTTTGGTTGATACGATCAGGGTGGAAATATGTCAAGTTAGCAAGTAATGAACTGCGTCACCACATTCGCACCTGGGAAAAGGATAGTAACACAAAAGAGTTAGTGTTGAGATCGTATAGGGCATTTATAATAGAAGGAATTCGCAGTAGAGTACCGCCATATTGGAACAAGTTTTCTAAGCACTTGGCTGATCAGTATTTGATCATTGCGGGCCTTGAGCAAGGTGGAAGCTGGGCAGCAGTTGGTTATGCTACCAAAAGAGAGCAGCTATACGGGGAAATGCAGGCGTTCTCAAATAGATCGCTTTATCCAAAAGCATCTTCAGTTAGTATATGGCCGGGCAGATTTGTCGGTCTTCCGAAAGTGGCTCCCAAAGAGCTTAGTGTCACAGGGAAAGGTGCAACACATCTCTTTACAGAATTAGATGCCACAAGCTATTCCAAAGGCACTTCACATCTCATTTCAGTTGATTAG
- the ADE4 gene encoding amidophosphoribosyltransferase (similar to Saccharomyces cerevisiae ADE4 (YMR300C); ancestral locus Anc_5.21), which translates to MCGILGIVLADQNRPVAPELCDGCIFLQHRGQDAAGIATCGERGRIYQCKGNGMARDVFTQNRVAGLSGAMGIGHLRYPTAGSSANSEAQPFYVNSPYGINLAHNGNLVNTVSLNRYMDEDVHRHINTDSDSELLLNIFAAELEKHNKYRVNNEDVFHALEGVYRLCRGGYACVGMLAGFAMFGFRDPNGIRPLLFGERENADGTKDYMLASESVVLKAHNFSKFRDLLPGEAVIIPKDPKAGPPEFKQVVPINSYRPDLFEYVYFARPDSVLDGISVYHTRLAMGVKLAENIKRRLAADEVDVVMAVPDTARTCALQCANTLGKPYREGFVKNRYVGRTFIMPNQKERVSSVRRKLNAMDSEFRGKNVLIVDDSIVRGTTSIEIVNMARECGAKKVFFASAAPAIRYNHIYGIDLTDNKNLIAYNKSESEVATALGCDEVIYQTLEDLVDCCTTEKIQNFEVGVFTGNYVTGVEDGYLNELERVRALNAKAPGGIKAAVDVGLYNSADY; encoded by the coding sequence ATGTGTGGTATATTAGGTATAGTGTTGGCTGATCAGAATCGTCCTGTGGCCCCAGAGTTGTGCGATGGGTGTATCTTCTTACAGCATAGAGGCCAAGATGCCGCCGGTATTGCGACGTGTGGTGAACGTGGTAGGATCTACCAATGTAAGGGTAACGGTATGGCTAGAGACGTCTTTACACAGAACAGGGTGGCAGGGCTCTCTGGTGCGATGGGGATCGGTCATTTAAGGTACCCTACTGCAGGGTCATCTGCCAACTCCGAGGCCCAGCCATTCTATGTTAACAGTCCGTACGGGATTAATTTGGCACACAATGGTAATCTTGTGAACACAGTCTCCTTGAACAGATACATGGATGAGGACGTCCATAGGCATATAAATACTGACAGCGATTCTGAACTTCTCTTGAACATATTTGCAGCCGAACTGGAAAAACATAACAAGTACAGGGTTAACAACGAAGATGTCTTCCATGCTTTGGAAGGTGTCTATCGACTGTGTCGCGGTGGGTATGCCTGTGTTGGTATGCTGGCAGGGTTTGCCATGTTTGGGTTTAGGGACCCTAATGGGATCAGACCGCTCCTTTTCGGTGAGAGGGAAAACGCAGATGGGACGAAAGATTACATGCTAGCTTCTGAGAGTGTTGTACTCAAAGCCCACAATTTTAGTAAATTCCGTGATTTGCTTCCTGGTGAGGCAGTAATCATTCCAAAGGATCCAAAGGCAGGGCCACCTGAATTCAAACAGGTTGTTCCTATCAACTCTTACAGACctgatctctttgaatacGTCTACTTTGCCAGGCCGGATAGTGTCCTGGATGGGATTTCCGTTTATCATACAAGATTGGCCATGGGTGTCAAACTGGCTGAAAACATCAAAAGACGTCTGGCTGCGGATGAGGTCGATGTCGTGATGGCTGTCCCTGACACAGCGAGAACATGTGCCTTGCAGTGTGCGAACACTCTAGGGAAGCCATATCGTGAGGGTTTTGTTAAGAACAGATATGTCGGTAGAACCTTTATCATGCCAAATCAAAAAGAGCGTGTCTCCTCTGTGCGGAGAAAACTGAACGCTATGGATTCCGAATTCAGAGGGAAGAATGTGTTGATTGTTGATGATTCGATTGTGAGAGGTACTACTTCGATCGAAATTGTTAACATGGCCAGAGAATGCGGTGCCAAGAAGGTTTTCTTTGCATCCGCCGCTCCCGCAATCAGATACAATCACATTTATGGTATCGATTTGACCGACAACAAGAACCTGATTGCATACAACAAGAGTGAAAGTGAGGTCGCCACAGCTTTAGGGTGTGATGAAGTGATCTACCAAACGTTAGAGGACTTGGTTGACTGTTGCACGACCGAAAAGATTCAAAATTTCGAAGTCGGTGTATTCACAGGAAACTACGTTACAGGTGTTGAGGACGGGTACTTAAACGAGCTGGAGCGGGTTCGTGCCCTGAATGCGAAAGCACCCGGCGGCATCAAGGCAGCCGTCGACGTTGGACTGTATAATTCCGCAGATTACTGA
- the DYN3 gene encoding dynein light intermediate chain (similar to Saccharomyces cerevisiae DYN3 (YMR299C); ancestral locus Anc_5.22) produces MSNTWDELLNYGYSKPVEAKPIIVVISPHEETLVEFQKMISPFVQKQQRERASRLFGYCDLVLDKDSGNGRSGAELALYTVLRNDRWDSLPMLKSLLGTSLQDSSQITRWYVVLDWAQDFQRQWLQYLEMCREKLTPLTLSLNVVCINSHHIYFLQENIAAWENYHTDYIQQSLRTFCLQAHGSLVYLDENPSVNFIEKLLLNRILESDTELVKPEKIVVPQDSDSYRLIQTLDESFDPITLTTSKYQNIIPQGSQKSHNLTVENEIPEEPVQVPSVQEVLAQLYTSRRYQRT; encoded by the coding sequence ATGAGCAACACATGGGATGAGTTGCTGAATTATGGCTACTCGAAACCAGTGGAAGCCAAGCCAATCATTGTTGTAATATCTCCAcatgaagaaactttggTTGAATTCCAAAAGATGATCTCGCCATTTGTCCAAAAGCAGCAAAGGGAAAGAGCATCAAGGCTCTTTGGGTATTGCGATCTCGTTCTCGATAAAGATAGCGGTAACGGCAGAAGCGGTGCGGAACTGGCACTATACACAGTACTCAGGAACGACAGATGGGATTCGCTCCCGATGTTGAAGTCGCTCTTGGGCACATCGCTGCAAGACAGCTCACAGATAACGAGGTGGTATGTGGTTTTGGACTGGGCCCAGGATTTCCAGAGGCAATGGTTACAGTATCTGGAGATGTGCCGCGAGAAATTGACTCCTTTAACACTGTCCTTAAATGTCGTGTGTATCAATTCGCATCACATCTACTTTTTACAGGAAAACATTGCCGCTTGGGAAAACTACCACACTGACTACATTCAACAGAGCTTGCGCACGTTTTGTCTACAAGCGCACGGAAGTCTCGTCTACTTGGACGAGAACCCATCAGTTAATTTTATTGAGAAATTGTTACTAAACCGCATTTTAGAGTCCGATACTGAATTGGTCAAGCCAGAGAAGATTGTCGTACCTCAAGATTCCGATTCTTACAGACTAATTCAAACCTTGGACGAATCCTTCGACCCGATCACCCTTACAACCTCGAAGTACCAAAATATTATCCCCCAAGGTAGTCAGAAATCGCATAATTTAACCGTGGAGAATGAAATACCAGAAGAACCTGTCCAAGTGCCGTCCGTACAGGAAGTACTTGCCCAATTGTATACCTCGAGGCGGTATCAACGGACCTGA
- the ATM1 gene encoding ATP-binding cassette Fe/S cluster precursor transporter ATM1 (similar to Saccharomyces cerevisiae ATM1 (YMR301C); ancestral locus Anc_5.20): protein MPSRSSFTLKNVPRARLLSSSVVSQFRFGTIQHYQHMKRDTGVDSEDAGQKTIKKGPAAPTSKKISESVSKTIPSVSELRILRDLLKYIWPSGNNKVKSRVLIALSLLIGAKVLNVQVPFFFKQTVDSMNVDWSDATVALPAAIAMTVLSYGVARFGAVLFGELRNAVFAKVAQNAIRTVSLETFKHLMKLDLGWHLTRQTGGMTRAMDRGTKGISYVLSAMVFHIIPISFEISVVCGILTHQFGAQFAGITFLTMMLYSIFTIRTTAWRTEFRRSANRADNKGASIALDSLINFEAVKYFNNESYLASKYNNALMTYRDAQIKVSQSLAFLNSGQNLIFTSALTAMMYMGCTGILGGNLTVGDLVLINQLVFQLSVPLNFLGSVYRELKQSLIDMESLFKLRRNEVVIKNVEQPKMLPADGKPFEIRFENVTFGYEPDRTILKNASFVIAAGKKIAIVGPSGSGKSTILKLVFRFYDPQEGRILINGIDVKEIDLDSLRKVIGVVPQDTPLFNDTIWENVRFGRIDATDEEVWAAVEKAHLSPLISKLSRGTDTIVGERGLMISGGEKQRLAIARVLLKNADIMFFDEATSALDTHTEQNLLKTIRANFKTGSKTSIYIAHRLRTIADADKIIVLEDGSVKEEGTHTELLARDHSLYKDLWDIQENLEVIEEELGLDSSEADSQLSPGEDCTAQ, encoded by the coding sequence ATGCCATCCAGATCAAGTTTCACCTTGAAAAATGTCCCTAGAGCGAGACTTCTGAGCTCTAGTGTTGTTTCACAATTTCGTTTCGGAACCATACAACATTACCAACACATGAAAAGAGATACAGGTGTCGATTCTGAAGACGCAGGACAAAAAACTATCAAAAAGGGACCAGCGGCCCCAACAAGTAAGAAAATTTCAGAGTCAGTTAGCAAAACAATACCTTCGGTATCGGAATTACGTATTCTAAGAGACCTGCTCAAATACATTTGGCCATCGGGTAATAATAAAGTAAAAAGTAGGGTGTTAATTGCTTTGTCTTTGCTTATAGGTGCTAAGGTTTTGAATGTCCAGGTTCCATTCTTCTTTAAACAGACTGTGGACTCTATGAATGTTGATTGGTCTGATGCTACTGTGGCTTTACCAGCTGCAATTGCGATGACTGTTCTTTCGTATGGTGTCGCAAGGTTTGGTGCGGTCTTGTTCGGAGAACTACGGAATGCAGTGTTTGCCAAAGTAGCTCAAAATGCCATTCGAACCGTATCGCTAGAAACTTTCAAACACCTAATGAAACTCGATTTGGGTTGGCATTTAACGCGACAAACAGGTGGTATGACACGTGCAATGGACCGAGGTACAAAGGGTATCTCCTACGTTCTTAGCGCAATGGTGTTCCATATCATCCCCATCAGTTTTGAGATATCTGTCGTTTGTGGTATATTGACACATCAGTTCGGTGCCCAATTCGCGGGGATTACATTCTTAACAATGATGTTGTATTCGATATTTACAATCCGAACGACCGCATGGCGAACAGAATTTAGAAGGTCGGCGAATAGGGCAGATAATAAAGGTGCCAGCATCGCCCTGGACTCGTTGATCAACTTTGAGGCTGTTAAATATTTCAATAACGAGTCATATTTGGCATCCAAATACAATAATGCATTGATGACGTATAGGGATGCCCAAATCAAAGTCTCGCAATCGTTGGCGTTTCTCAACTCAGGACAAAATCTGATTTTCACTTCAGCACTAACAGCAATGATGTACATGGGATGTACTGGTATCTTGGGTGGTAATTTGACTGTTGGTGATTTGGTCCTAATTAATCAGTTGGTGTTTCAGCTATCCGTTCCTCTCAACTTTCTTGGGAGTGTCTACCGTGAGTTGAAACAATCACTGATTGACATGGAATCCTTATTCAAGCTGAGACGCAACGAGGTAGTCATTAAGAACGTAGAGCAACCTAAAATGCTTCCTGCTGACGGTAAGCCCTTTGAAATCAGATTTGAAAATGTTACCTTTGGTTATGAACCTGATAGaaccattttgaaaaatgcaAGCTTTGTCATAGCAGCGGGAAAGAAGATTGCCATTGTGGGACCCTCGGGTAGTGGGAAATCCACGATTCTCAAGTTGGTATTCAGATTTTACGACCCACAAGAAGGTAGAATATTGATTAACGGTATTGACGTGAAGGAAATAGATTTGGACTCTTTAAGAAAAGTAATTGGTGTCGTACCGCAAGATACCCCATTATTTAATGACACCATATGGGAGAATGTTCGATTTGGGAGAATAGACGCTACGGATGAGGAAGTTTGGGCTGCTGTAGAAAAGGCACATCTCTCTCCCCTGATCAGTAAGCTTTCCAGAGGTACGGATACCATAGTCGGTGAGCGAGGACTCATGATCAGTGGTGGGGAAAAGCAGCGATTAGCAATTGCCCGTGTTCTCCTGAAGAACGCAGATATCATGTTTTTCGACGAAGCAACGAGTGCTCTGGACACCCACACAGAGCAAAACTTGTTAAAGACTATTCGTGCAAATTTTAAGACAGGAAGCAAGACGAGTATTTACATCGCGCATCGTCTCAGAACAATTGCTGACGCAGATAAGATCATAGTGCTGGAAGACGGGTCCGTCAAAGAGGAGGGTACACACACCGAGCTACTCGCAAGGGACCACTCACTGTACAAAGATCTATGGGACATCCAGGAGAACCTTGAAGTTATTGAGGAGGAGTTGGGACTGGACAGCTCTGAAGCGGACTCGCAACTGTCGCCGGGCGAAGACTGCACTGCTCAGTAG